From the Oncorhynchus nerka isolate Pitt River linkage group LG20, Oner_Uvic_2.0, whole genome shotgun sequence genome, one window contains:
- the tsr2 gene encoding pre-rRNA-processing protein TSR2 homolog yields the protein MEAQKTARELFTEAVRAVLETWPVLQIAVDNGFGGVYGQQKADWMVDVVQQYFHDNANLQPDEVEDYIADLMNNEFDTVVDDGSLPQVAQKVSQIFTQCQQGKLAEVKDQIVKLNKSAERATVTHQPNAEECNGDETEFMECEAATSTTPPRRSAPKQTDQPQSQEENDGWTTVVRRK from the exons ATGGAAGCGCAGAAGACTGCACGTGAACTTTTCACTGAAGCAGTGAGAGCAGTCCTAGAAACGTGGCCTGTTTTACAG ATCGCAGTTGATAATGGATTTGGAGGCGTGTACGGCCAACAGAAGGCAGATTGGATGGTGGATGTGGTCCAACAATATTTTCATGACAACG CAAACCTGCAGCCAGATGAAGTGGAGGACTACATTGCAGACCTTATGAACAATGAGTTTGATACAGTGGTGGATGATGGCAGTTTACCTCAG GTGGCACAGAAGGTTAGCCAGATCTTTACACAGTGTCAACAAGGAAAGCTTGCAGAGGTCAAAGATCAGATAGTCAAACTTAACAAGAGTGCAGAACGAGCCACGGTCACACACCAACCAAACGCTGAAGAGTGTAATGGCGATGAAACAGAG TTCATGGAGTGTGAAGCAGCAACGTCAACAACCCCCCCGCGTAGATCGGCACCCAAACAGACAGATCAACCCCAGTCTCAAGAGGAAAACGATGGTTGGACGACAGTGGTGCGCAGGAAGTGA